Proteins from one Antennarius striatus isolate MH-2024 chromosome 12, ASM4005453v1, whole genome shotgun sequence genomic window:
- the mcf2lb gene encoding guanine nucleotide exchange factor DBS isoform X1, protein MKHTEPVSGGKLLKKKKGEEEVDGNNRMGGEETTDSRFMMEEDLELELDSGVYMEVDSEPSSAADESSDREEMDWIVVRKHKGSAFISGERREGGSRKELDDRSEDEEMEGGMDVCLWPVEERGGLVRISVEEMQSYYRLCRCCQWLSDEIMQLDSSPLCAADITPDLRKQFAFLSGGRGDNGSPIIVFPEFPAFGEITEREFHNVLTYLTSVPSLSSTDVGFILVIDRRQDRWAAVKGTLLRIAGSFPGNLQLVLVLRPTTLLQRTLSDILFKFNKDEFKMKVPVIMLSSVTELHSYIDRTQLTQELGGTQEYCNDKWISHRTAIESFALMVKKTAQTLQSFGTELAETELPNDIQATTLLLSAHISKKDKMKEDLLVALGQGDRLLETINEPIVRDPDHNMNQDEMENMATVQRLLSQLDETERAFDEFWVRHQTKLEQCLQLRHFEHNYREVRALLDQVSDKLVTFSEVGISPTHADHILCDLTIYEEKVCEVLNRASSLALEGEQLIQNSHYAEDSIQPKCIEIRAVSENVSSDLRNKKEHLLKAMALHRCLDSASKWVDDGIYLLASQPVDKCLSHDGAELALQELERYLDKAGPNQLTDLDTIWTQYEAVLNQQFREHVEKVFQKQASMLDMFTKRQVSLRKLAAKQTRPVQPVAPRPEAFIKSPLNSPAHRTQQEKNASDSDSGNDYDKANNQSQNGHGNSRHASLSEEEENLAVLRRHVMNELLETERAYVEELLCVLQGYASEMDNPAMFHLIPAPLQNKKEVLFGNMPEIYHFHRRTFLREMEQYTDCPELVGRCFLQRMTDLQIYEKYCHNKPRSESLWRQCSDCAFFQECQKKLEHKLGLDSYLLKPVQRITKYQLLLKEMLKYSKSCEGADDLQEALSSILGILKAVNDSMHLIAITGYEGNLSELGKLLMQGSFSVWTEHKKGHAKVKDLARFKPMQRHLFLHEKALLFCKRREEQGEGYEKAPSYSFKQSLSMSAVGITENAKGDNKKFEIWCNSREEVYIVQAPAAEVKTTWVNEIRKVLTTQLEACREASQQRAPEPVFQFPPVAVGAVSLSPFKSGQRSLKEEQERRADPLIPDVSYTTSPKYTGKYEAVTSPTSDGAAVTKKRFTLQGFSNLKTQKESPTTDDKRFTLPMTFLPSPGSPTSPDHRTKRQSDPTPFGFKDAGPPPLYLSRARWLSTSSLLQTKRRGWNKASLSMDASEEQDDYSSAEEPLNSDPEDDPSKKLCAGKYTATADSERSGDQELSVKSGDVVQLVKEEGDGHWLVRNLSSSKEGWIAAVNLTTLIGKSASYQSLTSSEGSGSGNLSTSSSCSETYPSFSDIKP, encoded by the exons ATGAAACACACGGAACCTGTTAGTGGTGGgaagctgctgaagaagaagaagggagaagaagaagtagacgGCAACAATAGGATGGGAGGAGAAGAGACCACAGACTCACGTTTTATGATGGAAGAGGATTTGGAGCTGGAGTTGGACTCTGGGGTCTATATGGAAGTGGATTCAGAGCCGAGTTCAGCAGCTGATGAATCGTCAGACAGAGAAGAGATGGACTGGATTGTGGTCCGAAAACACAAAGGTTCTGCTTTTATTAGTGGTGAGCGAAGGGAAGGAGGAAGCAGAAAAGAGCTGGATGACCGGAGTGAAGATGAAGAGATGGAAGGAGggatggatgtgtgtttgtggccaGTGGAGGAGCGTGGGGGTCTGGTGAGGATCTCTGTGGAGGAGATGCAGAGCTACTACAGGTTGTGTCGCTGCTGCCAGTGGCTGAGCG ATGAAATCATGCAGCTGGACAGCAGTCCCCTCTGCGCTGCTGACATCACCCCTGACCTCAGGAAGCAGTTCGCCTTCCTTTCAG gaggcagaggagacaaCGGCAGCCCCATCATCGTGTTCCCAGAATTCCCTGCATTCGGAGAGATCACAGAGAGGGAGTTTCACAACGTATTAACCTACCTGACGAGTGTGCCCAG TTTGTCCTCAACAGATGTCGGTTTCATCTTAGTGATTGATCGTCGTCAAGACCGATGGGCGGCCGTCAAGGGAACCCTGCTTCGCATCGCG GGCTCCTTCCCAGGGAACCTCcagctggttctggtcctgagACCCACCACCCTCCTGCAGCGCACTCTCTCTGACATCCTCTTCAAGTTCAACAAGGATGAATTCAAGATGAAGGTGCCG GTGATCATGCTGAGCTCAGTAACGGAGCTACACTCCTACATTGACCGCACACAGCTGACCCAGGAACTGGGAGGAACGCAGGAATACTGCAACGACAAGTGGATCTCTCACCGCACA GCTATCGAAAGCTTTGCACTGATGGTGAAGAAAACAGCACAAACCCTGCAGTCGTTCGGGACGGAGCTGGCCGAAACTGAACTGCCCAATGACATCCAGGCCACGACCCTCCTGCTGAGCGCGCACATCAGcaagaaagacaaaatgaag GAGGACCTGCTGGTGGCTCTGGGTCAGGGGGACAGGCTGCTGGAGACCATCAATGAGCCCATAGTGAGAGACCCAGACCACAACATGAACCAGGACGAAATGGAAAACATGGCCACAGTGCAAAG GCTGCTGTCTCAGCTGGACGAGACGGAAAGGGCGTTTGATGAGTTCTGGGTGCGGCATCAGACCAAACTGgagcagtgtctccagctgcgTCACTTTGAGCACAACTACAGAGAG GTCAGGGCTCTGCTGGATCAGGTGTCAGACAAACTGGTGACCTTCTCTGAAGTGGGAATCAGCCCAACCCACGCTGACCATATCCTCTGTGACCTCACCATCTATGAGGAGAAAGTCTGT GAGGTGCTGAACAGAGCCTCGTCATTGGCCCTGGAGGGCGAGCAGCTGATCCAGAACTCCCACTACGCCGAGGACTCCATTCAGCCCAAATGCATCGAGATCAGGGCAGTCAGTGAGAACGTGAGCAGTGACCTGAGGAACAAGAAGGAGCACCTCCTCAAGGCCATGGCGCTGCACCGCTGCCTGGACAGT GCCTCTaaatgggtggatgatgggatATACCTGCTGGCCTCTCAGCCAGTCGACAAATGTTTGTCCCACGACGGAGCGGAGCTCgccctgcaggagctggagcgTTATCTGGACAAAGCTGGACCCAACCAGCTGACGGACCTGGATACCATCTGGACCCAGTATGAAGCGGTGCTCAACCAGCAGTTCAGG GAGCATGTGGAGAAGGTGTTCCAGAAGCAGGCGTCCATGCTGGACATGTTCACCAAGAGGCAGGTCAGCCTGAGGAAACTAGCAGCCAAACAGACCCGACCGGTGCAGCCCGTCGCCCCCAGACCCGAAGCGTTCATCAAGTCGCCCCTAAACTCACCCG CCCACCGAACACAGCAAGAGAAAAACGCCTCCGACTCCGACTCTGGGAACGACTACGACAAA gcaaacaaccaatcacagaacGGACACGGTAACAGCCGACATGCCTCCCtgtcggaggaggaggagaacctggcagtgctccggag ACACGTCATGAACGAGCTCCTGGAAACGGAGCGAGCCTACGTGGAGGAGCTACTCTGCGTGTTGCAG GGATACGCCTCTGAGATGGATAATCCAGCGATGTTCCACCTCATACCTGCTCCTCTACAGAATAAAAAGGAGGTTCTGTTTGGCAACATGCCGGAAATCTACCACTTCCACAGGAG GACCTTTCTGAGGGAGATGGAGCAGTACACCGACTGTCCGGAGCTGGTTGGGAGGTGTTTCCTACAGAGG ATGACAGACCTGCAGATCTACGAGAAGTATTGTCACAACAAGCCTCGCTCCGAAAGCCTTTGGAGACAGTGCTCCGACTGTGCCTTCTTCCAG GAATGTCAGAAAAAGCTGGAGCATAAACTGGGTTTAGATTCCTACCTGCTGAAGCCTGTTCAGAGGATCACCAAATATCAGCTGCTTTTGAAG GAAATGTTGAAGTACAGTAAGAGCTGTGAGGGAGCAGATGACCTCCAGGAGGCGCTGAGCTCCATCCTAGGCATACTGAAGGCTGTCAACGACTCCATGCATCTCATAGCCATTACAGGATATGAG GGTAACCTGAGTGAGCTGGGGAAGCTGCTCATGCAAGGGTCGTTCAGCGTGTGGACGGAGCACAAGAAAGGTCACGCCAAGGTCAAGGATCTGGCTCGTTTCAAGCCCATGCAGAGGCACCTCTTCCTCCATGAGAAGGCCCTCCTCTTCTgcaagaggagggaggagcagggggagggCTACGAGAAAGCCCCCTCATACAGCTTCAAACAGTCTCTGAGT ATGAGCGCTGTCGGCATTACTGAGAACGCAAAAGGCGACAACAAGAAGTTTGAAATCTGGTGCAACTCCAGAGAAGAGGTTTATATTGTTCAG GCGCCTGCAGCTGAAGTGAAAACGACGTGGGTGAACGAGATCAGGAAGGTTCTGACAACCCAGCTGGAGGCGTGCAGAG AGgccagccagcagagggcgccagAGCCAGTTTTCCAGTTCCCCCCAGTGGCCGTCGGAGCGGTCAGTCTCAG TCCGTTCAAGTCTGGTCAGAGGAGCTtaaaggaggagcaggagaggagagcTGATCCCCTCATCCCTGATGTCAGTTACACCACATCACCAAAGTACACAGGGAAAT ATGAGGCTGTGACTAGTCCTACCTCAGACGGGGCTGCTGTCACTAAAAAGCGTTTTACGTTACAGGGCTTCAGTAACCTCAAAACGCAGAAAG AGTCCCCAACTACTGATGATAAAAGGTTTACATTACCCATGACCTTCCTCCCGTCACCAG GGTCTCCCACCAGCCCCGATCACAGGACGAAACGCCAGAGCGATCCAACTCCGTTCGGCTTCAAAG ATGCAGGCCCACCGCCCCTCTACCTGAGCAGGGCCCGGTGGCTCAGCACATCTAGTCTCTTACAGACAAAGAGGAGAG GATGGAACAAGGCCTCGCTGTCGATGGACGCGTCAGAGGAACAGGACGACTATTCCAGCGCCGAGGAGCCTCTAAACTCCGACCCGGAGGATGATCCCAGCAAGAAGTTG
- the mcf2lb gene encoding guanine nucleotide exchange factor DBS isoform X3 produces MKHTEPVSGGKLLKKKKGEEEVDGNNRMGGEETTDSRFMMEEDLELELDSGVYMEVDSEPSSAADESSDREEMDWIVVRKHKGSAFISGERREGGSRKELDDRSEDEEMEGGMDVCLWPVEERGGLVRISVEEMQSYYRLCRCCQWLSDEIMQLDSSPLCAADITPDLRKQFAFLSGGRGDNGSPIIVFPEFPAFGEITEREFHNVLTYLTSVPSLSSTDVGFILVIDRRQDRWAAVKGTLLRIAGSFPGNLQLVLVLRPTTLLQRTLSDILFKFNKDEFKMKVPVIMLSSVTELHSYIDRTQLTQELGGTQEYCNDKWISHRTAIESFALMVKKTAQTLQSFGTELAETELPNDIQATTLLLSAHISKKDKMKEDLLVALGQGDRLLETINEPIVRDPDHNMNQDEMENMATVQRLLSQLDETERAFDEFWVRHQTKLEQCLQLRHFEHNYREVRALLDQVSDKLVTFSEVGISPTHADHILCDLTIYEEKVCEVLNRASSLALEGEQLIQNSHYAEDSIQPKCIEIRAVSENVSSDLRNKKEHLLKAMALHRCLDSASKWVDDGIYLLASQPVDKCLSHDGAELALQELERYLDKAGPNQLTDLDTIWTQYEAVLNQQFREHVEKVFQKQASMLDMFTKRQVSLRKLAAKQTRPVQPVAPRPEAFIKSPLNSPAHRTQQEKNASDSDSGNDYDKANNQSQNGHGNSRHASLSEEEENLAVLRRHVMNELLETERAYVEELLCVLQGYASEMDNPAMFHLIPAPLQNKKEVLFGNMPEIYHFHRRTFLREMEQYTDCPELVGRCFLQRMTDLQIYEKYCHNKPRSESLWRQCSDCAFFQECQKKLEHKLGLDSYLLKPVQRITKYQLLLKEMLKYSKSCEGADDLQEALSSILGILKAVNDSMHLIAITGYEGNLSELGKLLMQGSFSVWTEHKKGHAKVKDLARFKPMQRHLFLHEKALLFCKRREEQGEGYEKAPSYSFKQSLSMSAVGITENAKGDNKKFEIWCNSREEVYIVQAPAAEVKTTWVNEIRKVLTTQLEACREASQQRAPEPVFQFPPVAVGAVSLSPFKSGQRSLKEEQERRADPLIPDVSYTTSPKYTGKYEAVTSPTSDGAAVTKKRFTLQGFSNLKTQKESPTTDDKRFTLPMTFLPSPGSPTSPDHRTKRQSDPTPFGFKGWNKASLSMDASEEQDDYSSAEEPLNSDPEDDPSKKLCAGKYTATADSERSGDQELSVKSGDVVQLVKEEGDGHWLVRNLSSSKEGWIAAVNLTTLIGKSASYQSLTSSEGSGSGNLSTSSSCSETYPSFSDIKP; encoded by the exons ATGAAACACACGGAACCTGTTAGTGGTGGgaagctgctgaagaagaagaagggagaagaagaagtagacgGCAACAATAGGATGGGAGGAGAAGAGACCACAGACTCACGTTTTATGATGGAAGAGGATTTGGAGCTGGAGTTGGACTCTGGGGTCTATATGGAAGTGGATTCAGAGCCGAGTTCAGCAGCTGATGAATCGTCAGACAGAGAAGAGATGGACTGGATTGTGGTCCGAAAACACAAAGGTTCTGCTTTTATTAGTGGTGAGCGAAGGGAAGGAGGAAGCAGAAAAGAGCTGGATGACCGGAGTGAAGATGAAGAGATGGAAGGAGggatggatgtgtgtttgtggccaGTGGAGGAGCGTGGGGGTCTGGTGAGGATCTCTGTGGAGGAGATGCAGAGCTACTACAGGTTGTGTCGCTGCTGCCAGTGGCTGAGCG ATGAAATCATGCAGCTGGACAGCAGTCCCCTCTGCGCTGCTGACATCACCCCTGACCTCAGGAAGCAGTTCGCCTTCCTTTCAG gaggcagaggagacaaCGGCAGCCCCATCATCGTGTTCCCAGAATTCCCTGCATTCGGAGAGATCACAGAGAGGGAGTTTCACAACGTATTAACCTACCTGACGAGTGTGCCCAG TTTGTCCTCAACAGATGTCGGTTTCATCTTAGTGATTGATCGTCGTCAAGACCGATGGGCGGCCGTCAAGGGAACCCTGCTTCGCATCGCG GGCTCCTTCCCAGGGAACCTCcagctggttctggtcctgagACCCACCACCCTCCTGCAGCGCACTCTCTCTGACATCCTCTTCAAGTTCAACAAGGATGAATTCAAGATGAAGGTGCCG GTGATCATGCTGAGCTCAGTAACGGAGCTACACTCCTACATTGACCGCACACAGCTGACCCAGGAACTGGGAGGAACGCAGGAATACTGCAACGACAAGTGGATCTCTCACCGCACA GCTATCGAAAGCTTTGCACTGATGGTGAAGAAAACAGCACAAACCCTGCAGTCGTTCGGGACGGAGCTGGCCGAAACTGAACTGCCCAATGACATCCAGGCCACGACCCTCCTGCTGAGCGCGCACATCAGcaagaaagacaaaatgaag GAGGACCTGCTGGTGGCTCTGGGTCAGGGGGACAGGCTGCTGGAGACCATCAATGAGCCCATAGTGAGAGACCCAGACCACAACATGAACCAGGACGAAATGGAAAACATGGCCACAGTGCAAAG GCTGCTGTCTCAGCTGGACGAGACGGAAAGGGCGTTTGATGAGTTCTGGGTGCGGCATCAGACCAAACTGgagcagtgtctccagctgcgTCACTTTGAGCACAACTACAGAGAG GTCAGGGCTCTGCTGGATCAGGTGTCAGACAAACTGGTGACCTTCTCTGAAGTGGGAATCAGCCCAACCCACGCTGACCATATCCTCTGTGACCTCACCATCTATGAGGAGAAAGTCTGT GAGGTGCTGAACAGAGCCTCGTCATTGGCCCTGGAGGGCGAGCAGCTGATCCAGAACTCCCACTACGCCGAGGACTCCATTCAGCCCAAATGCATCGAGATCAGGGCAGTCAGTGAGAACGTGAGCAGTGACCTGAGGAACAAGAAGGAGCACCTCCTCAAGGCCATGGCGCTGCACCGCTGCCTGGACAGT GCCTCTaaatgggtggatgatgggatATACCTGCTGGCCTCTCAGCCAGTCGACAAATGTTTGTCCCACGACGGAGCGGAGCTCgccctgcaggagctggagcgTTATCTGGACAAAGCTGGACCCAACCAGCTGACGGACCTGGATACCATCTGGACCCAGTATGAAGCGGTGCTCAACCAGCAGTTCAGG GAGCATGTGGAGAAGGTGTTCCAGAAGCAGGCGTCCATGCTGGACATGTTCACCAAGAGGCAGGTCAGCCTGAGGAAACTAGCAGCCAAACAGACCCGACCGGTGCAGCCCGTCGCCCCCAGACCCGAAGCGTTCATCAAGTCGCCCCTAAACTCACCCG CCCACCGAACACAGCAAGAGAAAAACGCCTCCGACTCCGACTCTGGGAACGACTACGACAAA gcaaacaaccaatcacagaacGGACACGGTAACAGCCGACATGCCTCCCtgtcggaggaggaggagaacctggcagtgctccggag ACACGTCATGAACGAGCTCCTGGAAACGGAGCGAGCCTACGTGGAGGAGCTACTCTGCGTGTTGCAG GGATACGCCTCTGAGATGGATAATCCAGCGATGTTCCACCTCATACCTGCTCCTCTACAGAATAAAAAGGAGGTTCTGTTTGGCAACATGCCGGAAATCTACCACTTCCACAGGAG GACCTTTCTGAGGGAGATGGAGCAGTACACCGACTGTCCGGAGCTGGTTGGGAGGTGTTTCCTACAGAGG ATGACAGACCTGCAGATCTACGAGAAGTATTGTCACAACAAGCCTCGCTCCGAAAGCCTTTGGAGACAGTGCTCCGACTGTGCCTTCTTCCAG GAATGTCAGAAAAAGCTGGAGCATAAACTGGGTTTAGATTCCTACCTGCTGAAGCCTGTTCAGAGGATCACCAAATATCAGCTGCTTTTGAAG GAAATGTTGAAGTACAGTAAGAGCTGTGAGGGAGCAGATGACCTCCAGGAGGCGCTGAGCTCCATCCTAGGCATACTGAAGGCTGTCAACGACTCCATGCATCTCATAGCCATTACAGGATATGAG GGTAACCTGAGTGAGCTGGGGAAGCTGCTCATGCAAGGGTCGTTCAGCGTGTGGACGGAGCACAAGAAAGGTCACGCCAAGGTCAAGGATCTGGCTCGTTTCAAGCCCATGCAGAGGCACCTCTTCCTCCATGAGAAGGCCCTCCTCTTCTgcaagaggagggaggagcagggggagggCTACGAGAAAGCCCCCTCATACAGCTTCAAACAGTCTCTGAGT ATGAGCGCTGTCGGCATTACTGAGAACGCAAAAGGCGACAACAAGAAGTTTGAAATCTGGTGCAACTCCAGAGAAGAGGTTTATATTGTTCAG GCGCCTGCAGCTGAAGTGAAAACGACGTGGGTGAACGAGATCAGGAAGGTTCTGACAACCCAGCTGGAGGCGTGCAGAG AGgccagccagcagagggcgccagAGCCAGTTTTCCAGTTCCCCCCAGTGGCCGTCGGAGCGGTCAGTCTCAG TCCGTTCAAGTCTGGTCAGAGGAGCTtaaaggaggagcaggagaggagagcTGATCCCCTCATCCCTGATGTCAGTTACACCACATCACCAAAGTACACAGGGAAAT ATGAGGCTGTGACTAGTCCTACCTCAGACGGGGCTGCTGTCACTAAAAAGCGTTTTACGTTACAGGGCTTCAGTAACCTCAAAACGCAGAAAG AGTCCCCAACTACTGATGATAAAAGGTTTACATTACCCATGACCTTCCTCCCGTCACCAG GGTCTCCCACCAGCCCCGATCACAGGACGAAACGCCAGAGCGATCCAACTCCGTTCGGCTTCAAAG GATGGAACAAGGCCTCGCTGTCGATGGACGCGTCAGAGGAACAGGACGACTATTCCAGCGCCGAGGAGCCTCTAAACTCCGACCCGGAGGATGATCCCAGCAAGAAGTTG